A part of Candida albicans SC5314 chromosome 2, complete sequence genomic DNA contains:
- a CDS encoding uncharacterized protein (Ortholog of C. dubliniensis CD36 : Cd36_21360, C. parapsilosis CDC317 : CPAR2_406560, Candida tenuis NRRL Y-1498 : CANTEDRAFT_103408 and Debaryomyces hansenii CBS767 : DEHA2F24024g): MSETPLLFQTRDYRGATIEDLNIPLAVSINPTTSIYEAIGIAFENEFTYLPVIHERTKRLLGVINIEELKSNGDKLKRSILAPIVKSYMIWFNQSAKRKYEQENKEVLSSNRTAPKTTILKPRGKRYEVLTPMTPLEKLAEFFNSGNYFAIVTNGHGDFVYGVVTPQDLMKYEQSRPKL; encoded by the coding sequence ATGTCAGAAACGCCATTATTATTCCAAACAAGAGATTATAGGGGTGCAACTATTGAAGACTTGAACATTCCATTAGCAGTTTCGATAAACCCCACCACTTCTATATATGAAGCAATTGGAATTGCATTCGAGAATGAATTCACATATCTACCAGTAATTCACGAGCGTACAAAGAGATTATTAGGAGTGAtaaatattgaagaattgaaaagtaATGGAGATAAGCTAAAGAGAAGTATACTTGCACCAATAGTAAAGAGTTATATGATTTGGTTTAATCAATCTgccaaaagaaaatacGAACAAGAGAATAAGGAAGTGTTATCTTCAAATAGAACTGCTCCCAAAACTACTATTTTGAAACCAAGAGGTAAAAGATATGAAGTTTTAACACCAATGACACCATTAGAAAAGTTGGcagaatttttcaatctgGGAAACTATTTTGCTATAGTTACCAATGGTCATGGTGATTTTGTCTACGGAGTTGTT